The genomic stretch TCGCGACCACCGCGGAAGCGGTGTCCGCAAGTTTCATGATGTTCCCCCCGTGAACGTTCCCCGCGATGTTGGCGTCCTGCGGGGTCATGACCTGGGCCAGCACCAATCGGGTTGCGGATACCGTCTTCCCCTCCCCGGTCATCGGCCTGCTCCTTTCCATAGAATTCGCCGGACTCGCTCTCCGGTCTTCAAAAGATGGATGAAAATGTACTATATTTTCTGAATCACGCAATTCATTTGGGAATCCAAAGGATACTCCTGTCCGGAGAAGGCATTCCGCCAACCCCGAAACGCACGCCACGGAGGCATCATGTCCGGATCCAATTCTGAAAACAGCCGATTGTGGCCCCTTTCCTCTCCCCCGACCCTGGGCACCCCCCTTCCCGAAACGATGCACGCGCTGCTGATTCACCGGGACCGGTACGGCCCGCCTTCCGAAGTCCTCCGGATGGAACAGGTCCCGATCCCCCGTCTTCATGACCGCGACGCGAAACGCGTGCTCGTGGCGATCCTGGCCACGGGTCCGAACTTCAACACCAACTTCGCTTCGCTGGGACTTCCGGTGCCGGTGTTCGGAAAGGGGGACACCGCGACCGTTCACATCCCGGGAAGCGACGCGCTGGGGTTGGTCGTCGACGCCGGGGCGGCGATCACGCGGGTCAAGGTCGGCCAGGCGGTCATCCTCGATTCGTGGACCGGGAACAATATCCGCGGCTACGAAACGCACGACGGGTTCAACGCCCAGTTCGCGATCGTCGACGAGGAGAGGGCGATCCCTCTCGCGCCCCCCCTGCGCGCTCACACGCCGGAACGACTGGCCGCCATGCTCCTTACGTACGGAACGGCGTACCGGGCCGTCGTGGAAAGACTCCGGGTGTCTCCCGGAGACTCCGTCCTTCTTATGGGGGGAGGAAAGGGAACGAGCTTCGCGGGGGCGCAGATCGCCAAAAGGCTCGGGGCCAGGGTGATTCTTATGGGGTCGAACCCCGAACTCGCCCGGTCGCTCATCGAACGCGGAATCGCGGACTCCTTCGTGGACCGGCGCGCCATTCCGCCCCAGGTCTTCGGACCCGTCCCCCACGGCGCCCGCCACGAAGAGTGGCATGCCAGGACGGAACCGTTCCGTCAAGCGGTTTTGGCCGCCAACGGGGGGCGACCGGTCGACAAGATATTCGAGCACACCGGCGCGTTCAACTTTCCCCTGCTCGTCTCCGTCCTTTCGGAAAAAGGCTCGCTCGCTTTCTTCGGAGGTACGGGGAAGGGACTCAAAGGGGAGTACCAGGAGACGTTCTTCTACGACGGGAGGAGGTTCGTCCTCGACGCGCGCTGGGTCTGGATGCGCCAGAAGCAGATCCTTTTCCGGAAAGGGACCCCCGACGCGATCCTGTCGGAAATCGGCCTTCTCCCCGGCCGCAGGGGCCTCATCTGGGGCGCCGACGCCTACTCCCGCGCATTTGCCCGGGCCGCGCTGGCGAGAGGTGCGGAACTCGCCTTCGTCGTCTCCCGGTCGGCCGAAAAAAAGGGAATCGCGTCGCTGCGGCGGATGGGGATCCCCCTTTCCCGCGTGATCGACCGGGACGGCCTGCGCCTGCCGGAGGAGATGCCCGATCCGCTCACGCCCGACGGAAAGCCGAACCCCGAATACGCCTCGACATTCATGCGCAATGCCCAGGCCCTCGGCAAGGCGTACTGGGGGATCTTCGGCCCACGGCAAAGCCCCGACTTCATCGTGGAGCGCCCGGATCAGAGCACCCTCCACTTCAGCACCTTCATCCTGCGCGACTATGACGAGCGGAACGCGATGCCCTGCGGGTACGTCGTCCTGCGGGGGAAGACGAACCTGTCCATTTTCGGCTCCCACATGTACCGGTCGGACCAGGCGGGGGAAGTGGCGCGGCTTCTCGCCGAGGGGAAGATCGTCATGGAGCAGGAGGACCTGGAGATCACCACCCTTCCCGGCCTGGCCGGCATCCAGCAGAAAATGCTGGACGGCACCATGGAAAAGCCGAAAGGCGTCGCGCTCGTCCAGGCGGACCGGCCCGGACGGGCGATCCGGGAGTATGAGGACGCGTTCCTCGGCGAGAGGATAAGGGCCGCCGACCAAAAAGAAAAACGGTTCCTCGACATCCGGCTCCTGGGCGATGTGGCGGTCATGACCCTCACCCGGCCGGAGGCGCTGAACGCCCTCAACGAGGATCTGTTATCCCAGCTGGCCTCGGCCGTGCGGGAGCTTGGTACCCTCGGCACGCTCGAGGGAAGGCAGGTGCGTGCCCTCGTGCTGACGGGGGCGGGAAGAGCGTTCGTCGCGGGAGCGGACGTGAAG from Candidatus Deferrimicrobiaceae bacterium encodes the following:
- a CDS encoding enoyl-CoA hydratase-related protein, which produces MSGSNSENSRLWPLSSPPTLGTPLPETMHALLIHRDRYGPPSEVLRMEQVPIPRLHDRDAKRVLVAILATGPNFNTNFASLGLPVPVFGKGDTATVHIPGSDALGLVVDAGAAITRVKVGQAVILDSWTGNNIRGYETHDGFNAQFAIVDEERAIPLAPPLRAHTPERLAAMLLTYGTAYRAVVERLRVSPGDSVLLMGGGKGTSFAGAQIAKRLGARVILMGSNPELARSLIERGIADSFVDRRAIPPQVFGPVPHGARHEEWHARTEPFRQAVLAANGGRPVDKIFEHTGAFNFPLLVSVLSEKGSLAFFGGTGKGLKGEYQETFFYDGRRFVLDARWVWMRQKQILFRKGTPDAILSEIGLLPGRRGLIWGADAYSRAFARAALARGAELAFVVSRSAEKKGIASLRRMGIPLSRVIDRDGLRLPEEMPDPLTPDGKPNPEYASTFMRNAQALGKAYWGIFGPRQSPDFIVERPDQSTLHFSTFILRDYDERNAMPCGYVVLRGKTNLSIFGSHMYRSDQAGEVARLLAEGKIVMEQEDLEITTLPGLAGIQQKMLDGTMEKPKGVALVQADRPGRAIREYEDAFLGERIRAADQKEKRFLDIRLLGDVAVMTLTRPEALNALNEDLLSQLASAVRELGTLGTLEGRQVRALVLTGAGRAFVAGADVKEFHGKPAGAIGALAAKNISVFTELENLSLPVIAVVDGFALGGGNELAMSAHYRIVTENASLGQPEVKLGIIPGYGGMQRLPRLVGPAKAAQMSANGEPVDGYAAVEMGLADEFVPSATALSVAVRRARGFLPGGKSIPRKDWDAIAAGQKEAFDRFFGRRDIRAILASPAPGPEEAKEIRAARKAAAKGALLAMKYGYENGFSSGLANDARAFGEITASPAGQEWVGRFLNKDPLQSSFLELVPLEEK